The Elusimicrobiales bacterium genome contains a region encoding:
- a CDS encoding HNH endonuclease signature motif containing protein, whose protein sequence is MLVLARDPVCRYPGCAELSTDVDHIVPKSQGGADAMDNLQGLCHEHHSLKTAREDGGFGRCRKKRNG, encoded by the coding sequence GTGCTGGTGTTGGCGCGGGACCCGGTGTGTCGTTATCCGGGTTGCGCCGAGTTGTCCACCGATGTTGACCACATCGTACCCAAGTCGCAGGGCGGGGCGGACGCGATGGATAACTTGCAGGGGCTGTGCCATGAACATCACAGCCTCAAGACGGCGCGGGAGGATGGCGGGTTCGGCAGGTGTCGCAAAAAGCGCAACGGCTGA